Within Styela clava chromosome 8, kaStyClav1.hap1.2, whole genome shotgun sequence, the genomic segment TTATATAACATTCTTGTGGGATGCTATTCATTTTGATATAACATGTTTATGATTGAATACATAAAAATTCACAAAACGGACCCAAAAAATACAACTTTGCTTAGATGCCGAGCTTTTTGTATATACaatatgtttttaaatgttAGGGTTAGTACTGCTAAACTGGCCAATTGTATATCTATCATTAACGTAATAATGGATATGTTCccaaatttttagaatattatGAATTAGGTAACTTTCACACATCCCGATATTATAAAACCTATTGGTGAAAGATTGGATGAGGTGACTCAAAGTCTATAACGCCACAGTAGAACCAAATTAGCTTGTGTCATGTACTCACATTTCAATggaaatttttgtgaatttcagaTCTGTACAGCCAAACCTAAAAATGGGCAAAGGCATTACCTAAATACAAACTATTACCAGGTACAGTTTCGAAACCCAGATTGAAAGATGGCCCTTGGGCCAAAGTGagggaaaatttaaaaagtttattACTGAGAAATATGACATATGCTACGTTGGTTTTACTGTGGCGGTAAAGTTAattgtttgtaaaaaaattgaaaaacattgtCCCAGAATGATCTTTTAATGATTATTGCAATAGCTTCAGCATAACAAATCGTAACAATTTATTAATTCAATCATTCGATATTGTTCAATGTCCTATTCACGATTCTGGGTGTGACCTCCAACCCCGTTTTCAGGCTTTTGAATggaattgtatttattttcagattacGAACAAAGAAACGAACCCTTTCTGCAATTTTCTTACTCGCTgcgatatttttaattttatattattttgatggtCCGCACATGACAGTGAGTTGATTTATTATTTCTATAGTAGAATTTTTGAGAGTATAATTATCAAAGTTATATGCAAGAAGTCACAGAGACGTTAAAAACtagaaatatcagaaatttGTGCAGTTTGGCATTGATTACTGCCTTTGTTTACACTTTGAATAGAATAATGACATTGGGTGCCTGGCATATAATTAATACAAAAATAGCTGTAAGCAAAAATCTAACAACGGTACTGATCTTAACCAAATCGATTTTTATGGAAACAGGCCTGAATACAAAGAACTCTGACAGTAGGACAACACCTTATTGCCACCTTTTTTATATCTAATGTCTCTTGCAACTCGATTCATTCATATTATCTCACTATAACTaatctttatttatttccagtattTTCATAAATGGCAAAAGACAATTTTGTGGTGTGGATACTGGATAGGACTTGGAATTTTATCTTCAGTTGGTCTTGGAACTGGTCTTCACACATTCCTTCTATATCTCGGTCCTCATATTGCTGCTGTCACTCTGGCAGCTTTTGAATGCATGTCTGTTCAGTTTCCTGAACCTCCCTATCCAGATCAGTAAGTtccattattatatttttgtatcataTGTCTTATTTTAGGTGTACTTGTACATAGGTATTTGGTTCTGATAATATGGGCCTAGCCCAATAATGgatgttataatttttttttgtgttctaTTTCTATAACATTATTGTCAGAATTGTCATTACCATAGTCCATAGTTACAATGCTGGTATTTATAACATTGCAAAAAAAGTGTTAATAGCTGATACCTGCTCGACAAACAGATTTAAGTTCATCCTCTCTAATATTTAATGAAGATAGGAATTACCGTACATATTTGTCCCGACATTATGGTACATTACTACTGTCTCTGGTACATTGATTACATCAGTTGTTCTTTTTATTTAGAATTGTTTGTCCTGAAAAAATGGAAGAATTTATGACAATTTGGACCATTATAAGTAAAGTAAGATTAGAAGCTTTTATGTGGGTAAGTATTGTATTGTCATCTTCTcacaacatttttaaaattgaaacatatttaccgagaatttttttaataatcgcAGGGTTTCGGTACAGCAATCGGAGAACTTCCTCCATATTTCATGGCAAGAGCAGCTCGACTTACAGGAGTTGATCCAGATGATGAGGATTATGAGGAAGCACTCGCACAAGAAGAGGAGGAGAATCCTCACTCACTCAGTTCAAAAGCAAAGCTTGCAGTCAAGAATCTTATACAAAGAGCAGGATTTTTAGGAATCATGCTTTGTGCATCGGTTAGTGTTCATAATAAACAGTATATTTTATAGTATTATACCATATTACAGCGACCGGCAATCTGTGGCTCCGGAGCCACATGCTGTGCCCTTTGTTTTCAGAGCTGCGGCTCCTGTGAATCAAAGTGGTTACAGTAGTTTTTTGTTAGAAGCAGTAGTGGATTCAATGAAAGTTTTGAGCATAAAGTCCATTACTACTCAACTAACTACACATCACAGAAGGTGTAAGTCGAGAGCGGAAAAATTAGGTCCCGTTAAGAAGGTGATTCAAATCTGTCAAAACGGacattttcattttacaattcTTTTTCACATCGTCGTAAACTAAATTATGCATCATTTGTAATTTATTTGGTTCTTCTTAGTAAGAACTAGAATATTGCACAATAAGTGGTTTTCcgaaagttttaataaaatagccAATGACATTAGAGTAGATGTTGCGGAGTAGGTTTGAATATCACAAAAAGAATGCTAAAGGTTGCTGACCCGTGCTATATATGTTGCGGCTCCAAGTAGGTTTGAGTTCGACGAAAAGAATGCCGAATGGCTCCTTCAATgctaaaggttgccgacccatGCTATTCTATATTATATACATGTGTATTGATATTAAACAGGCGTTTCATGCTTATGAAAGCAGTATATCATTTCCATAAGCAAGCAGGTTTTTTTCAAATCAGAATTTGCCTATGATAATGTAAAAGACCAGCAATAATTTTGTTCTGTAATAATTAActcatttgtttcagattccaAATCCACTCTTCGATCTTGCGGGCATCACCTGTGGTCATTTTCTTGTGCCttttgcaacattttttggAGCCACTGTCATAGGGAAAGCAGTTATTAAGATGCATATTCAGAAGATATTTGTAGTTTTAACATTCAGCGAACATCACGTCGATGCACTTGTTGATTGGATTGGATATTTTCCTAAATTTGGGCCTTCATTACAAGCACCATTCCGAGAGTTTTTACGAAAGCAAAAAGCGAATTTACATCGGCCTGTTGGTACACATGTGGAATCTGTAAGTGGCATTTTTGTTAAATCTTTTGTCAAGTCGTTCTCATTGGGCTTGGCTGAATCCATTTTTTGCTTTGGTagtattttgattgaaaaagtatacaaataacaattttgtaCCAACTATGGGTATCTCAAAAATGTCATGtgccaaaatattatatcaatccCAATTCCCAACCCAAAACATGGCACGAATCCCAACTTCATATTGTTACTCCAACCATTTGCTTCACAATATAATTTACCTTAAATTTGGATAATAGGAGAAGAGGTTCAAGTGTAACAAAATGGGACAAATGCTAAATATGGGACAAGCGTGGGACATGACATTTGTAAGAcatcaaaaaatcaaaattaggcATTGCTATGTGTTGTATTGTTAGTTGTTTATGGGATATTTGCCACAGAGAGACTATATTGTTACCCTGATGTGAATGTCAGTTCCTTTCAGTAAACTTGAGGGTTTGTTTGCTTGTAAACTAATAGATAATATACCATAAAcattattacaaaattattattattcgtTCATTTGTTGTAAAAAATCCATCAAATTATTAGGTTCCCATGCCAATTGTTCAACTTTTTGGATAGATtttctttcatttattttaactaTTTTTCAGTCTCAAAGTTGGTTGCAGTGGGTGTTCGAAAAGTTGGTCATCATcatgattttatattttgtattatcaaTCATAAATTCTACTGCACAATCCTTCATGGCAAGATTGCAACGACTGAAAAGAGAAGAAAAGGATAAAAAGGCTCAAGAATAGTGGTGCTAaagaactttttttttatcatagatTAAGAAAGAATACTTAGAATATAGAAAACGGAAGTGTACTACTAATTCAATAAACTAATATCTAAATGCAagccatttttttcaaaaatcaagaAATCATAGATATTTTATGGGAGTTTTTTTGATTGGTGTTCAAGTGAGGACACAAGAACTTGCCTAAAAAGGAAAAATTCTAATCATTTAAGAATTGCTGCTAGCTACAATTAAGAACTATCAATAGAAGGCATTCATTAAAGACATTAACACCACAGGTCCAATTGGCGCTAGACCACAAATTCATGCAACCAATAACTGTGTTATACATGGACGGTACTTCGTAATTTACTCTTGATCATGAAAAAAGATTTCAGGAAGTCCATGATGTGGCCTATTTTGACTGCGTACTCcaatatattttgtgttttaatgtttcattttgatattttatcaaattgtgTTCTGATAGATGATATACTTTTTAGTAAGGTATGCTTCCGAAAGTGATATCTCAGTAAATTGTGTGTAGTTTTATCAAGGGCATTTTTATCACACTATACATTAATAAGTTGAAAATTGCGACCATGACGTGCATTTCGAATGAAGTCTACATATTACTGTGTGCagaatttaataatattcagaacattttttgtcttttaaaattttttccCACTGCTGCAGTTACACAGATATACTTTTTGGTATGTGGTATAGCATGTAGTACTGTGCAATATCCTAAATAAACAgttcaaataatataattaatagTAAGTTCAATGACCAACCTAATTTTGAAAACACTTTTGTCCAAAGAAGTTCTTGATAATCGCTACTCagataatttttgattgaaCAATTTCTAGAAAGAATGGCGTTTCCAAACTGTCCATTTTGAATATTCTGTATAAAGTATATATGAGCGACTTTTTGATTTCAAGTTTTTAGTCCAGCTTATGGTGTTCTGCCTAGATGCATGTACCCAAGATTACAGTTGCTCAAAGTTACTTATGGCAAAATTAATCCATCCAAGTGTTTTGGATTTGCCGAACTATGCACATTTATGTCTCCAAATTgtggaatttttgttttgaagttGTGTTTATTTGCCAATTTAATTTGTGTGTACTGCGTTTATTTATATGGTAGTCTAACTTACAAGGGAGCATGTTGTCTTAGAATCTTATTTGTTGCATCAGGTGGTTATTAAAAGACTTCATTTTGTGTCTGTTTTGTTTATGTACTGCTTTTCTTTCATTCGAACTCTCCCACGTAAAGGTGGATGCTTAAGATGGATAATTAATTTAGCCATGGAAACAAGACTTCAACCTTATACAAGCAAGCCAGAAAATAGGATGTTAGGACATGAAGTTgaagcagtggcggcgcgtcaatagggccaaccggggcaatgccccggttgttttttcggtataataaaaaatattcgaaaaatacctcaatatcggttgcacagactgtctacactagccatattctcccgacattgTTCATTTTTcactcgcaaagccttcgccgaacgtcgacggggcgacgccgattttgccccggttgctcattgtatatcgtattctctcttttatcttccactcgccgcgtttgttttctgtttcttttactaaatcatcggggctagcccccaaattatgacgacacaatgccgacgtttcttacaacaacgtgttgacatattcacgcattccttctcgttcgttggttgcttgaagagttgatagtttcctcgccttcgtttttgtcgcttgtttcgctatttgaatcagttagagacctttagttcatttgctttcgattttccacattccttttgagctcctcacttctttccggcttcgcatttcttagccttagacctcgtaatgaataaggttgatgcactacttcgcactccgttttcgcagctgccgctggaacaaaaattagaggtacaacgtcttgggccttatcaaccaaaaaattgttcactggaacaatcccatgacggaggaaagcgtcggcgtacattctgcgcagaaacttggtataaaaaacacgaatggttgtgttacagcgaggacaaaaatgcacttttttgtttttattgcctactttttgctaccgcccgtgactcacgttggtgtaaatttggttttagagatcttaaaaatctttccgagcgtgccagggatcatcaatcttctgtggagcatctggacaatgcagtaaaataccgaacattcggaaatgttattattgcagcacagttggatgaaggacgcgcggtttctattcgtcggcacaactaaaacgtcgagaaaaaccgccatgttctcggtcgatttatagatgttttgaagttcattggttgtcacgagctgtccctccgtgggcacgatgaacgggctggctcttctaatagaggggtatttttggatatggtggaatacaccgcatccctagatacagtattgagagatcatcttgatgccgcaactatttcgaaagggacatctaaggatatccaaaatgatttgctcgactcaatgtataaaatttatttacaacatttggctctggaaattgagaattgccagttcctttcgattcagtctgacgagacaactgacatcacgtgcgtttcccaactggctgtgatttttcggtttgtgaaagatggtgaacctaccgagagatttcacagctttgtaccaatcgttgattattcgctgtataattaagcGGTGATGCAGTagcattattcgctatttgattaagatgATATATGAATAACTATAAAACTTAATATTGATAATCTTTATAACTTTTGTATGGATGTAATCCACATCTAATTTTTTGAAGAATATCTTGAATTGTGCAGTGGGAAAAGATGGACACTCCAGACAAATCCAGTTCTCCTCCAGCTCCACCTAAGCGCAAAAGTCCAACCGATCGACAAATGCATTCGACTGCGTCAATGACCTCCACAATTAAAGTTGACGACATTACCAATCTGGTGTCTGTACTAGAAAGTACAGTTTTAAAGACACTGCGTCTCGAGATCCCTACCATCATCCAGCAACATCTTGAAAGATCTTTCGATGCAAACCAGGCCTTCACCAATAGTCCAAATTTGGAGAATTCAATAACATCATTGAAAGAGTCAATAAACGAGATAAGATCTGAAGTAACATCCTTTACTGAAATCAAAAACGAAATCCATGAAATCAAAATAAGCCAGGATTTCGTGTCGAAAAAATTCGACGAGTTGAGATCAAGCCAAATCGAACTCAACAAAACTGcaaccaaaacaaaaaaaagagtTATGGAACTTGAAAAGCTTGTGGAAGAGCTAGAGGAAGAAGTAGATATACTAACTGAGAGACAACAGGACCAAGAACGTCGTTCCAGGCTGGCCAATCTGGAATTTCACAATATTCCTTATTCGAACGGGGAAAACTGTGAAAATCTAATCTCCAAGATATGTGAGAAAATTAATGTTCCTCTGAAATCCTTTGACATCTCCAATTGCCATAGAATGTCAAAAAACAATAAGAAAAAGCCATCACcaataattgcaaattttataaacagaaaaacaagaaaCCAAATATTGAAGAATCGACGTAGACTGAAGTCCTTAGACATTTCTACAGTTTTCCCGAGCTTTTCTAGATCCACCAAAATCTTTGTCGTAGAAAATCTAACCGACACGAACaaagatttatttttcaaaGCTAGAGATCTGAAGCAAGCCTGTGGCTATAAGTTTCTGTGGACTAACAATGGCAAAGTGCTCATTAAAAAGAATTCAGACACTCCTACCATCCCAATCATTACGGAGGAGGATCTACTTTTCATAAAGTAGGTTtctgtattttatatatatttatatgtacatacattttttttctatataattCTATTGATAATTATTCCTTGCAATTCCAATACTTATTTCCCATATAAGTAAATGTCGAATAATTATGATAATTTCTCAGACCATTGTGATAATGGTGCCAACAGTCTTATACCTCCAAATCAAATTAGTGGTTGCCACTGCAGCAACCTAGAAGTGgcagatataaaaaatattagaactGATTCGGATTTAACTATCATACATTTAAATATTCGCTCAATTCGAAAGAATATTGGGCAGCTATCTGCACTTTTGTCTAATTTCAACCCTTCACCCCATATTATAGCTATAAGTGAgacaaaattaaacaataatTCTGACTATATAAGCATTGATGGCTATAGATTTATACACGCACCTTCTGCTTCGAAAGCAGGTGGTGTCGGTGCTTTTATTAgaaatgaaattaaatttactGAGACAACTGAATATCATCTAAATTACTCCAATTGTGAAGAATTATGGCTTGAAATAAACCTTCAAAGCATTAACATTAATTTGAGGattggtattatatataaacatcCAAAAAACGATATTTCTACTTTTACCAGCATATTTGAGAACTGCCttacaaaattaacaaaaaatccTTTTATGATCGTGGGAGATTTTAACATCAATCTACTTGCAGCAAAATATAGTACCCAAATTGCCAATTATACCAATATGTTTGTTGCTCATAACACCTTTTCTATTATTACAAGACCTACCAGGGTCACACAAAATTCGGCTACACTAATTGATCATTTATATACAAACATGACTCATATAAAACTGGATTCTCATGTTATATTATCAGATATTACTGATCATTTCCCAATAATGTGTAGTCTTAATGGCATCAAACCATTAATCAGAAATGATGTTATTTTTAGAAGGGATATGTCTACATTTTCGATTGACGCGTTTCGGTCAGACATGCAAGATATAATTAATAATCACTTTGCTGCATTTAACTTGAATGCCCATAATTTTAATAGTCATTTTGAAGAATTTACAAATTCTATTGTTCATCTAATTGACCGCCATGCTCCGTTTAAACAATTGTCACGCCGCGAAAAAAAGATTAAACTTAAACCATGGATATCGAAAGGAATACTCAATAGTATTCGTTCAAGACATAAAATGTATAAATCCCACTTCCTAAAGGGCAATAGTTCCCAGTGCTCATATTTCAAAAAGTATCGCAATTTACTCACACATACCATTGATATGGCGAAACAAATGTATTACCAGAATATGATTGCTGAAAACAAGGGAAACCCCAAGTCTACATGGCGAATTGTGAATCAAATTGCATCCTCTAAAAACAAGTTAAGGCATAATATTGACGAAATTCATCTGGAAAATGGCAGTATTATTAATGATAGTCATTCAATTGCACAAGAATTCAATCAGTACTTTTCCACTGTCGGATCTAATCTTTCTAAACAATTCCCCAATGACATGGAGGGGTTTAGAAAGTATCTTGACAAGCGGATAAGCAATTCCATATTTCTGAATCCCACAACAGTGAATGAATTAACAGCTGAAATCATAAGTCTTAAGGATGGTAAGGCAGTTGGGGCTGACAACATCCAGAGCCGCTTTCTCAAGTATGTTGCTGATATCATAGCTCCATGTCTGACAAAGTTTTTCAATAGTTCACTTCAGTTGGGAATATTTCCATCTTCATTGAAAATCGCGAGAGTAGTTCCAATCTTCAAGTCtggcaatacaaaacaagtGTCAAATTATAGGCCTATTTCGATTCTTTCTGCCTTAGACAAGGTATTCGAACGCTTGATACATAAACGACTAATGAACTTTCTCAGAAAGCACGAGATACTGAATAAATCACAATTTGGTTTTCAAAGCGAACATTCTACTTCACATGCGATTCTTGACACAATATCTCACATCTATGATAAACTAGAAAACAAAGAATATGTCAGTGCAACCTTCTTAGATCTTAAAAAAGCCTTCGATACTGTTAatcaccaaattttaatacATAAACTGTGGCACTACGGTATTAGAGGTGTGGCTAACAAACTTTTTGCCGATTACTTGACCAACAGATCACAATATGTACAAATGGGTTTTTATTGTTCACCCACCTTACCTGTGACCCACGGAGTCCCACAGGGATCGTGCTTGGGACCgactttatttttaatattcatcaaCGATCTTGCTCGAAGCACCACATTATTTTCGAAATTGTTCGCGGACGATACAAATCTGCTTGATAGTGATAAATCCCCTGAAGTACTCCAATCAAGAGCGAACGCTGAAATTGAAAAAGTTGCAAATTGGATAAAACTCAACAAACTAACTCTAAATGTAGATAAATCGAAAACCATGCTGATATCACCAATTAAAAACAAACCCCCacatgatttgaaaattgagaTAGGGGGCTCTGTTCTTGAAACTGTCAATTCCTATAAATATCTAGGCATCTTCATTGACAATAAAATGCAATGGGATATTCAAATATCTAACATTGCAATTAAATTATCCAAATCAGTAGGAATGATGTATAGACTTAGACGATATACATCAGCGTCAACATTACGCATGGTCTACCATTCATTGGTTCAGTCACATTTGCAATACGGTATTATAGCATGGGGATCAGCTAACAGAACCTCATTGCATCGAGtagaaattatgcaaaatagGGCTATCCGTGCTATTACTAACGCTGGATATAGGTCGAAACTAGACCCCCACTATTATAACATGAAAATAGTCAAAATGgcagatatatataaaattgagATACTGAAAATCATGCACCAGCATCACAATAATAAATTGCCTGTTGCATTCACTAAATATTTTGTTAAGCAAAGCAGTATCCACTCATATGCAACTCGATCTTCTGCTAATAGCTCATATTATGTTTCTCGTTACTCTACAAGTCATACACAAAACAGTATCAAATGCATCGGTGTGAAACTATGGAACACACTGCCCAATTCAATTCGTTCCAAAAATTATAACTTATTTAAACAAATGTTGAAAAATCTTCACCTTGATGCTTATATATGTCAGTAATTTCCCAGTTGTTATACCATTTAGGCTTGTTGTCAAGTTTACCCCTTTCTTcgaaatcataaaatatatatgtcagtATGTTGTCTTCATGTGCTCTATGTAATATTTCAACAAAGCTGCAATGCTACTAGCATTGCCAATACTGCAGTATCAATTCTCATATCTATTGATGTATAATCTTAAATTTTATGAACCTCTGAAAGCACTAAATCAATAATAATGATAACACTTTACACTTACAGACTTGGGCATGTGGCTCTGCCATTACATGAATGCATAAGTCTGTACAGCTGTAAGTACGTTAATCTAAAggcatattattgaatatttttaatattattatcttaTCATACATGCCTTTTCATCTCACATTATGTAGTGTTGCTTACTTCCTCTGTCGATATAATCATTTCACttgtcaaatttaaatattattgatgTCTCTTTAACTCATATAACGAATTCTCCCCTTTTCTGGTTGCTAACTAGTAACTACGCTATACGGCGTCATGTTAGTCATGAAATTTCTCTGTTGTTTTTACGCTCACCCGAGCATGACATTATAAAGCAAAACTGACTTAATCAGTCACTCTTTCCCGATTGACTTGCAtcatatttactttttatttcctGAATTAAATTCGCTCAGCAAGTCATGATGATATC encodes:
- the LOC144425668 gene encoding vacuole membrane protein 1-like, with the protein product MATRSRTSVKNVQNENSTSSQGNLDFQLQNDTIVEQKQKEREARKHLVLWKKPLRTLQYFFLECILQTKNWIVRLRTKKRTLSAIFLLAAIFLILYYFDGPHMTYFHKWQKTILWCGYWIGLGILSSVGLGTGLHTFLLYLGPHIAAVTLAAFECMSVQFPEPPYPDQIVCPEKMEEFMTIWTIISKVRLEAFMWGFGTAIGELPPYFMARAARLTGVDPDDEDYEEALAQEEEENPHSLSSKAKLAVKNLIQRAGFLGIMLCASIPNPLFDLAGITCGHFLVPFATFFGATVIGKAVIKMHIQKIFVVLTFSEHHVDALVDWIGYFPKFGPSLQAPFREFLRKQKANLHRPVGTHVESSQSWLQWVFEKLVIIMILYFVLSIINSTAQSFMARLQRLKREEKDKKAQE